The Nicotiana sylvestris chromosome 6, ASM39365v2, whole genome shotgun sequence genomic sequence tcttttttctctctctttttttgtttgccccaacgtctatttttgagggcatggacctttaacaattcttttcttctactttttttttcacttagaactttctaaaagcttccccagtttgtactcttggggcatggagttttattgttatttcattttttttacttttgactctaaacttgattccaaaagacggtggtcaaagaaaataacacaggctcaaaggggtgacagagggtataaagtgtttgggtagcagaaaaagggcctcctagCCTCAAGAATGCCAATCATGGTATCCTTTTGTGATCACAACATTGGTGAACATATTTATTGGTGTGctgtggtcacaagacactttccatcccttaatgtcaaactttcccacaaacttcaattgattaaacatcctcaagtccgatcttcacaatgatttgaaggtgaattttacatgaccttaatttcaaagtatttcaactctttattcatcctcaaaagtgtttttttagttatccaattccagattaaatcagtttctaagatctggcccaACTTTTTCCATGCATGTCATGTTTTTAGAACTAGCGGGAAAAGAACTGAGCATGGAATGACATAGAAGGAAAAACtctattttattgagtaaacaacaagacaaacaacctaaaatccgagttatAGACCTAAAATAACTCGGCAAATGAAAATAGCTACAAAACATGCATACAAGACTCACACTAACGAAATAGagagatagaagggtttgactcaataaaacaaataaaatctggattacaaccctgaaataacctagataatagaaaaaacatcaaaacaaactaccaagattccttcttaGTGATGAGAGAAAGACTTTTCAATTGTTAAGGTTGACATTTAACCACAAATatgctcatcagaatcaccatggTCTTCTCTGATTTCAGTCggcaagttcccgagaggattctcatactccatgtcactaGGTATCatccccataaagtgtgcatcataatgtacaggtaaaggattctgcgtgatattctgggtgttactgtcttggatcacaatcaattttttctggatcatcctttctatttctcttttcaaatcctgaCAACTTTCAATAtcgtgcccctgggcattggaatggtattcaaaccttttagaagggtcaaaacTTCTTGCatgtgggtccacatgatttggaggaatgggtgcaatcatgtcgtaatgctttaacttctcaaacaagcttgcagaaGAATCTCCTATTGGTATAAAATtagctttcaacctttgttccgcTCTATatccctggcttggatgtggctTATAGGgtacttgaaaattttgtggaggctggaggAGATTTTGCGATGCTTGTGCTCGCCTTctagggtgttttggtggctggcgAACATACTGAGGTGAAGcaacagagtattgagggttctgaggtggCTAATAGTACTTAGGGGAGTCATGGAAAACCTGAgaaggctgctcataccttcgagatgttctcctgggacctcttctcgaccctgatgtcatcatgatttcttcaaacTTCTCATTCGTGTTACCAAAATTATCGGAGTCAATCTGGaaagcctgagttgcggctttgagaactgcttgacttataatccTGCCCGTCTTAAGGCCATTCTCTactatttctcccattttgattgctttcgagaaggattttccaactacggacatcatgttttggaagtaatctggctcttgaacCTTAaagaagacagtgattagctcgtggtcatccatgggtggcttaactctagctgcttgttctctccatttaatagcatattccctgaaacttttagTTGGTTTCTGCTTcgggtttgaaagggaattgtggtctggggcaatgtcaatgttgtattggaactgtttgacaaaggctcgggccatgtcatcccagacataccagtgaGAGGTgttttgatccataaaccattcggaggccacacccgtaaggctttccccaaaataagccataaGTAATTCTTCCTTTCCTCCCACACTTCTTTGTTGATTGCAATACTTTTTCAGGTGGGCCATGGGAtttccatgtccatcatacttttcaaatttggggatcTTGAAACCCAGTGGCAAAcgaacatcggggaacatacatagatccgtgaaggcaatactcttctggCCTGCCAACCCTTACATGTTTTTTAATTGTTGTTCTTAGCTTTTCagtctttgggtcatttcttcttgtgcCATCTTTCGGgtaggcttctcaatgtttgcaggaagctcaaataggtacgagtggtactcagaagagtggtactgctcttgctggatagcaaattgtgactcatgacgaggttgtccttggccattggcccatgcttgacacattttggtcatttgttgtttcagtattctatttttctcaaccacagtagacttttgttgaaccctctgaccttGAGTCTCTTGAGCATTTGTAACAACTTTGATGTCAGTTGTCATTGATATTTTTTTCTTGAATCTTGTGTGGCCAGCTTAccaaaaaccaaccaccttaaactttcttcataattcaaaacaaaagatacgttagaatggactcagtcagtccttattattatcatcattttttttctttttcttttttatttttttaatggtgatcgaacctgatgtgggttgcctacgtatcatgtgggaacatgaatcagatcttgcgtagttcgggaagatcaagAATAAAGGGAATAAACTAAATCttcttttttggtttttgaatttaaatttttttcttttaaattttcgaaagaaagacttataagaagaaagagaatatttttggattttaattttgattttttttttcagaatttttgaaaagaaaggctTCTAAAGaagaatgattttttttttggaatttcgaaagaaaaacttctaaagaagaaagaaaatatttttgaatttttggacttttattttgaatttatgaaagaaatacttctaaagaaaaaagaaattatttttgaatattgaattttcttttcaatttttgaaagaagaacgaaaatatttttggattgtgagaagaaattaaaagaaaatatttttgtattttataaaaaattggggtctaaaagcaagtaatgaaaaatatttttggattttttgaaaattgtgggccggaaccgattaggtttgcctacgtatctcacatccggtgagaatcagaccaaCGTAGTTAGCAGTTTTGACAGAATAGAGGAAACATGACTTTTGAAAATATTGACttactttctttttcttctttttttcaaaatttggcagagtttcgaaaATTTTTAAATACCTACTACtcgctctttttttttctcatttccttttttctttttcttttttcattttctttccctattctagaagtcagtcaacatgcaagctgaAACAGACATATATgcaagtagcacataagatgcatcaggatggtcctttaatttgggtacacctgtcctagacggacccaacccctgtgttgagtccccaaaatcaaatgcacgtgatgcaaacaaaacgttcctactagggatccagcatgaggctatgttattctaggtttaaaacctgggtgtattattCTAGACCTACCTTACCCGAttggacagctcgagccgaagggggcagcgtaccgggaatacagaagcttcaccggctttgcaacttatccgaacctcgttctaaaattgggatatgactctaacaaaaaagaagtcacacgaagtgcacacttcccagatgatttagaagactcagagagaggagggtttcgtaacaatttatatacaattccaacaatatcaaagcggtaaaaaacgaCATTTAgaacattaggctcaaacacgtaaaaatcagataataaataaaaaccaactataacagttattctaagctcgaattctgaaccctgaaccaaaagttttGGTTTTTATACAGTTCTATAAAAACCAAAAGTTCTGCGGTATAAGAaggttttttccaatttaagtgacaatcgaaacaggattattatttgaaatttagagtcgccacttgggataatttatggtgtcccaagtcaccggtttaaaatccttcGATTTTAAaccgaggaagttgactcttatttatggtccgcgaacacagaataccgggtaaggaattttgttaacccggaagaaggtgttaggcattcccagttTTCGTGGTTTTACCACGGTCGCTCagctattattattggcctaattaccTGATTTATTACTCGTTGTAAACCTATtgggcatttttaactttataaccacttttattcatttaaggaattaattcaaggttatttaaaatacATCGTAagtcacgctacatgaaatgcactcgtggttcccgacacattctatttaaccttgttgaaaattagaatcgggtcacatAAAATATACACCCGAGTTTCATTAATTACAAATcataactacgtcacgggaaccatacccatagccatgataattatctaattaacgcacctaaagcaaacaACGAAattcaataatatatatatatatatatatatatatatatatatatatatatatatatatatatagagggagagagagagaaagcGTCTATATTATTACTAGCACATATATGTACAAAATCATGGCAGTGACAAATTTACATCTTTTAAGGTATGCCACTCATCATTTTTTGCAAGGATGAATGTTGGTAAGAAGAGAGAGAAACATACTGATGGAAAGGAATGTtagcaaagaaaattctcttccCAAATATCTACGAGATGAAATATATGCTTTTCTTTACAAGTACAAAGGTAACGTGACATCCTTTCCCAATATACCAAGAAGATGAACCAACCGCTTTATTATTCAGGAAAATCCAGCAACAGAAACGAACCAAATCACCTGCAACAGAATTTCTCAAGTAGTTGTAAATTTCTTCTATATTTGTCTAAATACAGAGCCTCCAACGAATTGAAACTCGGCAACTCAAACGGAACCTCTGATCCAGACCTCAGAAACTCGCCGAAACCGTGACAAAACTCAACAATAACAACAGTTACTTGTGTGTGTTGCTGCTGGTTGTTTTTAATGAAGCAGGGGTGTCCAAGGTTAGAGATGGTTGAAGAATTAGAGGAGAATATGGGGGCCTTCTCTGTTGTGTGTTCAGCGGCTGAGGTGTTGAAGAGAAGAAAAGGCAACGATGAGTGTTCTGCGGCGCTACTTCAGGTCTACGGCTGTAGATTTTGGAGTGAATCCATGAGGAATTTCTGGAGCTGAGTGAAGTAAGGCGGGGTCGTTGGGTTTTAGGGGTTTGTTCGCAAGGTATGATGAAGATGAAAACGACGCTGATTCTTTTCTGTTTTTGGGATCTTCCGTTTTGGCTgttttttccagatttttaggctaGCTCTTTTCTCTGTTCTTATCTTTCTTTGTGAGCTCTCCCGTCTATATAtcagtgtgtgtgtatatattcATTTCTCTGGAAAGAAAGAGAATCTTCCAAGAGAAATTGTGGGGGGCCCTTGGCAAAAAAAGTGAGTGGGAATTAAAAAAATGGGATGCATGTGGAGTTTGTTATGGAGAGATAAGGTGATGGGGTCcacatttcatttgattttcGTTGCACTTTTTTGATTTTCACGTTCCTCTCTTCTTTtgcctcttttcctttttcttgtttgttttttttttcatttttcatccttttatattttatatttttaattctAAAAATGAATCTAAATACTAGTTTTATCTAAAATAATAaggaataattaaaaaaaatttaaatactaCTCAATATTTACTAAATATGTACAACTTAAAATCACACTAAGccaagtaaaaatattttttttaacttctctttttatcttttataaAAATATCAATAAgctaaaataaaaggaaatattttgtagttttattaatttttaagATTGAATAaggcaaaaagcaaaaaaaaaattaaaatagtgTTATTAGGCCTAAAACCAACATCTATGCACTAAAAAGTATAAAATTTCGGGgaaggtcaaaaattacatgtctacagctgcccctctttgactggaaatacgaagagttttcagacaaagaacgacttgacaagttttttgacccgacccttatttagggagaccaaaactatgaggaaggagaatgtgaccgagccctggtatctcagctgcctacatatccttggctataaaggaatcaggccacgtgtagttcagacatgaatgaggtgatggagtatactgagcTGGAGAGtgggtcgaggtgccgttctgtcgaggttccggtccgtggtcctgttattacatcaaaatcaaaaatgaaaaagactaactaagcctaccagctacgagttacaagattcccatctataagtcttctgaagcttgatcttgagtcttgaatggtcaTTCATGCAGACTTtcgatttgaaccttgacgcttgctagttgcaggtactagttcattcttcttcatcttttcggATCAAAATCGGACACCACACCATacttgtgacttcagtcatgtcttgagcagctcacatctttcatcaacttctgcatttgggttcacttcttgcctttctttctttttttatttatatggATTGTGACTAAATTCTATTGATCATCTCGAactattgactcgcattcttgccgcgagcttcttttgttgctgacttgactTGCATTCTGAGGTGAATTCCCCtattctccaagtaggcgcctgattgccgatactcaaactgtcttccttcaaaacttggactaccttctccttgttctccaggtgggcgcctaattgtcaATACTtacactgtttttccttgaactGTTTCCCTTAATTTTttaggtggccgcctgattgctgacttgaaccGCCTTCCTTTGAACAATGCtacttttcctttgttctccaggtgggcgcctgattaccaacatttgagttgtcttcctttcctctgaaacttgaattattttccctttgttttccaggtgggtgcttgattgctgaacttgaaccgtcttcctttgaacactactgctttccctttgttcttctggtgggtgcttgatttccaatacttgcactgcttttcctcgaaacttgacttgttttccctttgttctccaggtgagctcctgataGATGTCTTCGTTTGAACATTGTTGcgttccctttgttctccaagtgggtgtctgattaccaacatttgcactGCTTCTCCTTGAGATTTGAActatttccctttgttctccaggtgggcgcctgattactaatacttgaattgctttccctttgttctccaggtgggcgtctgctACTGACTTAAAACTTCAAATGAATCTAAAATGAATTCTGAAATgagttcccttgttctccaggtgggcgcctgctactaCAATAAAACAGACAagacaaaagaaacttttctgccccagtttgtactaggaagatttgtgagttgttagcaaaactatAAATCACTTACGCAGCTGATgaaggatgcaatgatgagagtaaaattaatgactcgacttggatgtgcgtctcctaaaagtgattgagcttgcggaaaactataaactaagcttgactaaagtaaagactgaccctattatccaggcgggccccctgatttcaagaaaactaaacattgataacttaagaaaactaacaATTAACTCctatttttttcaaattcagacttcccctttttttaaaaaaaattattatactaggagaaaattcatcggactaggttttctatcttaggagaaagattcatcagacaaagattttgatcctaggagataGTTCACCAGACTAGgtcgttttttctttctttcttttttggtatcttaggagaaagattcatcagactaagatttctatcctaggagaaagttcatcagactaggtcttctatcataggagaaagattcatcagactaagcttttgatcctaggagaaaattcatcagactaagtcatttttttgttatcttaggagaaagattcatcagactaagatttctatcctaggagaaagttcctcagactaggtttcctatcttaggagaaagattcattagactaagattttgatcctagaagaa encodes the following:
- the LOC138872025 gene encoding uncharacterized protein gives rise to the protein MFPDVRLPLGFKIPKFEKYDGHGNPMAHLKKYCNQQRSVGGKEELLMAYFGESLTGVASEWFMDQNTSHWYVWDDMARAFVKQFQYNIDIAPDHNSLSNPKQKPTKSFREYAIKWREQAARVKPPMDDHELITVFFKVQEPDYFQNMMSVVGKSFSKAIKMGEIVENGLKTGRIISQAVLKAATQAFQIDSDNFGNTNEKFEEIMMTSGSRRGPRRTSRRYEQPSQPPKHPRRRAQASQNLLQPPQNFQVPYKPHPSQGYRAEQRLKANFIPIGDSSASLFEKLKHYDMIAPIPPNHVDPHARSFDPSKRFEYHSNAQGHDIESCQDLKREIERMIQKKLIVIQDSNTQNITQNPLPVHYDAHFMGMIPSDMEYENPLGNLPTEIREDHGDSDEHICG